Proteins from a single region of Amycolatopsis sp. CA-230715:
- a CDS encoding FecCD family ABC transporter permease produces the protein MKAGHRASTAVVFTGLAIALVVAATAAIGHGSVSVPPLTVWQILWHRLTGLGDPTWTVSQDAIVWDLRLPRMLLAALVGAGLSLVGVSTQALVRNPVADPYLLGISSGATVGAVGSLVLGISFWGATSHALAGFLGALAALALVYTLAVRGGALAPSRLLLVGVVVGHALLGVTNYLVLQADDPGKTNSALFWILGSLAGARWADIGVPAAALLIGFAALLFRARALNALLVGDETATSLGIPPTRLRRELFATTSLVTGVMVALSGSIYFVGLVVPHAVRLLLGSDHRRILPAALLAGAAFLVLIDLLARSLLSPQELPVGILTAVIGAPVFLVLLSRRRVSETGL, from the coding sequence GTGAAGGCAGGACACCGTGCGTCGACCGCCGTGGTGTTCACCGGGCTCGCGATAGCGCTCGTCGTCGCCGCGACGGCCGCGATCGGCCACGGCTCGGTGAGCGTGCCGCCGCTGACGGTGTGGCAGATCCTCTGGCACCGGCTCACCGGGCTCGGCGATCCCACCTGGACGGTCTCCCAGGACGCGATCGTGTGGGACCTGCGGCTGCCGAGGATGCTGCTGGCCGCGCTCGTCGGCGCCGGGCTCTCCCTCGTCGGCGTGTCCACGCAGGCGCTGGTCCGCAACCCGGTCGCCGACCCGTACCTGCTGGGCATCTCGTCGGGCGCCACGGTGGGCGCGGTCGGTTCGCTCGTGCTCGGGATCAGCTTCTGGGGAGCCACTTCCCACGCGCTGGCCGGGTTCCTCGGCGCGCTCGCCGCGCTCGCACTGGTCTACACCTTGGCCGTGCGCGGCGGCGCGCTCGCGCCGTCGCGGCTGCTGCTGGTCGGCGTCGTCGTCGGGCACGCGCTGCTCGGCGTGACGAACTACCTGGTGCTCCAGGCCGACGACCCGGGAAAGACGAACTCCGCGCTGTTCTGGATCCTGGGCAGCCTCGCCGGCGCGCGCTGGGCGGACATCGGGGTGCCCGCGGCGGCGTTGCTGATCGGGTTCGCCGCCCTGCTCTTCCGCGCGCGGGCGCTCAACGCGCTGCTCGTCGGCGACGAAACCGCCACCAGCCTCGGCATCCCGCCCACCCGGCTTCGCCGCGAACTGTTCGCGACGACCTCGCTCGTCACCGGCGTGATGGTTGCGCTGTCCGGGTCGATCTACTTCGTCGGGCTCGTCGTGCCGCACGCCGTCCGCCTGCTGCTGGGCAGCGACCACCGCCGGATCCTGCCCGCCGCTTTGCTGGCTGGCGCGGCGTTCCTGGTGCTGATCGACCTGCTGGCGCGGTCACTGCTGAGCCCACAGGAACTGCCCGTCGGGATCCTGACCGCGGTCATCGGCGCGCCGGTGTTCCTCGTGCTGCTGTCGCGCCGCAGGGTGAGCGAGACCGGCCTATGA
- a CDS encoding ABC transporter ATP-binding protein codes for MTLAIEDVQVRISGRAIVSGASLIAAPGEVSGVIGPNGSGKSTLLRTAFRHLKPHAGRVLLDSTDIASLRPGDLARRIGAVPQETRSDFDITVREMVTMGRTPHKHPFAAMTATDHEIIDDALSKTDTRELAERRYATLSGGERQRVLLARALAQRTAVLVLDEPTNHLDVRHQLDLMLLVRELGLTTLMAVHDLNLAAGHCDRLHVLSGGRIVASGKPAEVLTTDLVREVFEVDADVVEHPRTGVPHLILSPLDEP; via the coding sequence ATGACGCTCGCGATCGAAGACGTCCAGGTGCGGATCTCGGGCCGTGCCATCGTTTCCGGTGCCTCCCTGATCGCCGCGCCCGGTGAGGTCAGCGGCGTGATCGGGCCCAACGGCAGCGGCAAGTCGACCCTGCTGCGCACCGCGTTCCGCCACCTCAAGCCGCACGCGGGCCGGGTACTGCTCGACTCCACCGACATCGCCTCGCTGCGGCCGGGCGACCTCGCCCGCCGGATCGGCGCGGTACCACAGGAAACGCGCTCGGACTTCGACATCACCGTGCGCGAAATGGTCACCATGGGCCGCACCCCGCACAAGCACCCGTTCGCCGCGATGACCGCCACCGACCACGAGATCATCGACGACGCACTGTCCAAAACAGACACTCGCGAACTCGCGGAACGCCGCTACGCCACGCTTTCCGGCGGCGAACGGCAACGGGTCCTGCTCGCCCGCGCGCTCGCCCAGCGCACCGCGGTGCTCGTCCTCGACGAGCCGACGAACCACCTCGACGTCCGCCACCAGCTCGACCTCATGCTGCTGGTGCGCGAACTCGGCCTCACCACCCTCATGGCCGTGCACGACCTCAACCTCGCCGCGGGCCACTGCGACCGCCTGCACGTGCTCTCCGGCGGCCGCATCGTCGCCAGCGGGAAACCCGCCGAGGTCCTCACCACCGACCTCGTCCGCGAGGTCTTCGAAGTCGACGCCGACGTCGTCGAACACCCGAGGACCGGGGTGCCGCACCTGATCCTGTCCCCTTTGGACGAACCGTGA
- a CDS encoding MFS transporter, with product MTGGKYAQLLRTDGVPAVLAAGALARLPVSMYGLSLLLLAQDATGSLGQAGLVAAAAAVGFAVTAPALGRLADRYGPARPLAGAAAVNGLAFAAVVLAAEFAPATQQLWLLAVTAVVLGASVPPIAACQRALWRGKLSERLLETALALDSLQLDVFLIGGPLLVTGLTLATGPVTAVIVTGALLVTGTCVFAALPACRAARPGASGRGLGPLRAKGFRLLLGTIAAAGLALGLVRVGLIGFAGESGGLLYTAIGVGSAVSGLAYGARDWKTPVERRYAILLSCYGAGVLLLLTGSSVPVMFALAVVTGLALTPVTVGEFALIGRCAPAGTIAEAFAWATTATFAGNAAGTGLGGWLTDQAGWRATAGLGALVLVTASIAVFSRPALLGPQNALAEGRSGTGSEGR from the coding sequence GTGACCGGGGGAAAGTACGCGCAACTGCTGCGCACCGACGGTGTTCCCGCGGTGCTGGCCGCCGGTGCGCTCGCCCGGCTCCCGGTGAGCATGTACGGGCTTTCCTTGCTGCTGCTGGCGCAGGACGCGACCGGCTCGCTCGGGCAGGCGGGCCTGGTGGCCGCCGCGGCTGCCGTCGGGTTCGCCGTCACCGCGCCCGCGCTCGGCAGGCTCGCCGACCGGTACGGCCCGGCCCGGCCGCTCGCCGGGGCCGCGGCGGTGAACGGGCTGGCGTTCGCGGCGGTGGTGCTGGCCGCCGAGTTCGCGCCAGCAACACAGCAGCTGTGGCTGCTGGCGGTCACCGCGGTCGTGCTCGGCGCCTCGGTGCCGCCGATCGCCGCGTGCCAGCGCGCGCTGTGGCGGGGAAAGCTGAGCGAGCGCCTGCTGGAAACCGCGCTCGCGCTGGATTCGCTGCAGCTCGACGTGTTCCTGATCGGCGGCCCGCTGCTGGTCACCGGGCTGACGCTGGCCACGGGACCGGTCACCGCGGTCATCGTCACCGGGGCGCTGCTGGTCACCGGCACCTGCGTGTTCGCCGCGCTGCCCGCGTGCCGCGCGGCACGTCCCGGCGCCTCCGGGCGCGGCCTGGGACCGTTGCGGGCCAAGGGTTTCCGGCTGCTGCTCGGCACGATCGCGGCGGCTGGCCTCGCGCTCGGGCTGGTGCGGGTGGGGCTGATCGGGTTCGCGGGCGAGTCCGGCGGGCTGCTGTACACCGCGATCGGCGTCGGCAGCGCGGTGAGCGGGCTCGCCTACGGCGCCCGCGACTGGAAGACGCCCGTCGAACGGCGCTACGCGATCCTGTTGTCGTGCTACGGCGCCGGAGTCCTGCTCTTGCTGACCGGCTCGTCGGTCCCGGTGATGTTCGCGCTCGCGGTGGTCACCGGGCTCGCGCTCACCCCGGTGACGGTCGGCGAGTTCGCGCTGATCGGCCGCTGCGCCCCGGCAGGCACGATCGCCGAAGCCTTCGCGTGGGCCACCACCGCCACCTTCGCGGGCAACGCCGCGGGTACCGGCCTCGGCGGCTGGCTCACCGACCAGGCCGGCTGGCGCGCGACGGCCGGTCTCGGCGCACTCGTCCTCGTCACGGCGTCGATCGCCGTGTTCTCCCGTCCCGCGTTGCTGGGACCCCAGAACGCCCTCGCCGAGGGCAGGTCCGGAACCGGAAGCGAAGGGAGGTGA
- a CDS encoding SagB/ThcOx family dehydrogenase has translation MKLRRARSLVGYWSEGEFVLEDYLATKSSDVDEDNAVVVDETALRLLDLFTDWTDTESVLDALPGFDPESVRASLEVLTEAGLLHTIEEAGREDLLSAEWENWSEEARFFHFGTKDAVYIGDDDEHRREAATVALESGPPPEIFKHYPDALRVRLPRAFLPLRRGFDDVLLARRTHREFTDGPVTLRELATVLHYTFAPMYFVDAREYGTLFMRTSPGGGARHELEAYVAVLNVEGVAPGLYHYNLEQHSLELLDADFGREQVDRLAFGQQMAVTAGFTIFLTALVKRAAYKYRHPRTLRMIMLDAGHLAQTFDLVATAAGLGPFQTAAFRDSEVEAALGVDGIGETALYLFGAGRPSGPTDGHPIDMRVAAHPYYRG, from the coding sequence GTGAAGCTTCGTCGTGCCCGCAGCCTGGTCGGCTATTGGAGCGAGGGCGAGTTCGTCCTCGAAGACTATCTCGCCACCAAATCCTCCGACGTCGACGAGGACAACGCCGTCGTCGTGGACGAAACCGCGCTCCGCCTGCTCGACCTGTTCACCGACTGGACCGACACCGAGTCGGTGCTCGACGCGCTGCCCGGGTTCGACCCGGAATCCGTGCGCGCGTCCCTGGAAGTGCTGACCGAGGCCGGGCTTCTGCACACCATCGAAGAGGCCGGGCGGGAAGACCTGCTCTCGGCGGAATGGGAGAACTGGAGCGAGGAAGCACGATTCTTCCACTTCGGCACCAAGGACGCCGTCTACATCGGCGACGACGACGAACACCGCAGAGAAGCGGCCACCGTCGCGCTGGAAAGCGGGCCGCCGCCGGAGATCTTCAAGCACTATCCCGACGCGCTACGCGTCAGGCTGCCCAGGGCGTTCCTGCCGCTGCGCCGCGGTTTCGACGACGTGCTCCTCGCGCGCCGGACGCACCGCGAGTTCACCGACGGCCCAGTGACCCTGCGCGAACTGGCCACCGTGCTGCACTACACGTTCGCGCCCATGTACTTCGTCGACGCCCGCGAGTACGGCACGCTGTTCATGCGCACCAGCCCCGGCGGCGGCGCGCGGCACGAGCTGGAGGCCTACGTCGCGGTGCTCAACGTCGAAGGCGTCGCACCTGGTCTCTACCACTACAACCTTGAGCAGCACAGCCTCGAACTGCTCGACGCCGATTTTGGCCGCGAGCAGGTGGACCGGCTCGCCTTCGGGCAGCAGATGGCCGTGACCGCCGGGTTCACGATCTTCCTGACCGCACTGGTGAAACGGGCCGCCTACAAGTACCGGCACCCGCGCACGCTGCGCATGATCATGCTCGACGCCGGGCACCTCGCGCAGACCTTCGACCTAGTGGCCACCGCCGCCGGGCTCGGCCCGTTCCAGACCGCGGCGTTCCGCGACAGCGAGGTCGAAGCGGCACTCGGCGTGGACGGCATCGGCGAAACCGCGCTGTACCTGTTCGGCGCCGGACGCCCATCCGGACCGACCGACGGGCACCCCATCGACATGCGCGTCGCGGCTCATCCGTACTACCGAGGCTAG
- a CDS encoding ATP-binding cassette domain-containing protein, producing MAVRDVSFTVARGTTLALVGESGSEKTTTATFDGTDLAAVSGAELRRLRQRFQLVYQNPHASLDPRFTIEQVVAEPLRAFGIGDRRARVSTLLAVAGSPCWVAV from the coding sequence GTGGCGGTGCGCGATGTTTCGTTCACCGTCGCCCGCGGCACCACCCTCGCGCTGGTCGGCGAATCCGGCTCGGAGAAGACCACCACCGCCACCTTCGACGGCACGGACCTGGCGGCGGTCTCCGGTGCGGAACTCCGGCGGCTCCGGCAACGGTTCCAGCTCGTCTACCAAAACCCCCACGCTTCACTGGACCCGCGCTTCACCATCGAACAGGTCGTCGCGGAACCGTTGCGCGCCTTCGGTATCGGCGACCGGCGCGCCCGCGTCTCCACCTTGCTTGCGGTGGCCGGTTCGCCGTGTTGGGTTGCGGTCTAA
- a CDS encoding HNH endonuclease signature motif containing protein, whose amino-acid sequence MSETSSLTPQRELWQLAAREKAALLREEMMSLWQQESRVCRLIAELDNGGTRELGYPSTAALVAEVARTSSAAVRKLVARALAINPSRGIDGTEIPAAAPLTGEAAAEGAISPLHVDGIVSALQAIPDTVPVEEREKTEKTLVDLARNATTAEVAAAGQRLRDTLDPDGAEPRDTPEPKRAFRYRQGKDGSIKFDGYLDPVSGAKTLALLEPLALPHKEDNPLVRGKAERYGDAFMEIVNLAASHPDAPNHSSTRGDIVITIPLELLQKGLGQACLDLVTNITASEARILACDCKVIPAVLGTDGQPLEYGRAKPIVTEGLRLMLAIRDGGCSFPGCNRKPRHCDAHHVREWWNGGTTDLGNLVLLCGHHHRLLHNSDWKVRMVNGMPEFTPPEFLDPWRRPRTNTIHTAQPRAA is encoded by the coding sequence GTGTCCGAGACCTCTTCCCTTACACCGCAGCGGGAGCTGTGGCAGCTCGCCGCGCGCGAGAAAGCCGCGCTGCTGCGGGAAGAGATGATGTCCTTGTGGCAGCAGGAATCCCGGGTCTGCCGGTTGATCGCTGAACTCGACAATGGCGGCACACGTGAACTCGGATACCCTTCCACCGCCGCGTTGGTGGCGGAGGTGGCGCGGACTTCCTCGGCCGCGGTGCGGAAACTGGTGGCGCGGGCGCTCGCGATCAACCCCAGCCGGGGTATCGATGGCACGGAAATTCCCGCTGCGGCGCCGCTGACCGGAGAAGCCGCCGCCGAAGGCGCGATCTCGCCACTGCATGTGGATGGGATCGTGTCGGCACTGCAGGCCATCCCGGACACCGTACCGGTCGAGGAGCGGGAGAAGACCGAGAAGACTCTGGTCGATCTCGCTCGGAACGCCACCACGGCGGAGGTCGCCGCCGCGGGCCAACGGTTGCGCGACACCCTCGACCCCGACGGCGCCGAACCCCGCGACACCCCCGAACCCAAACGCGCCTTCCGATACCGCCAAGGCAAAGACGGCTCCATCAAATTCGACGGCTACCTCGACCCGGTGTCCGGCGCGAAAACCCTCGCACTCCTAGAACCTCTGGCACTGCCCCATAAAGAGGACAACCCCCTGGTGCGCGGCAAAGCCGAGCGCTACGGGGATGCCTTCATGGAGATCGTGAACCTAGCCGCGAGTCACCCGGATGCGCCGAACCACAGCAGCACCCGAGGCGACATCGTCATCACCATCCCCCTCGAACTCCTCCAAAAAGGACTCGGGCAAGCCTGCCTCGACCTGGTCACGAACATCACCGCGAGCGAAGCCCGCATCCTCGCCTGCGACTGCAAAGTCATCCCCGCCGTGCTCGGCACTGACGGTCAACCCCTGGAATACGGGCGCGCCAAGCCAATCGTGACCGAAGGCCTCCGCCTCATGCTCGCCATCCGCGACGGCGGCTGCTCCTTTCCCGGCTGCAACCGAAAGCCCCGCCACTGCGACGCCCACCACGTCCGAGAATGGTGGAACGGCGGCACCACCGACCTCGGCAACCTCGTCCTCCTCTGCGGACACCACCACCGCCTCTTGCACAACAGTGACTGGAAAGTCCGCATGGTTAACGGGATGCCCGAGTTCACCCCACCGGAGTTCCTGGATCCCTGGCGAAGACCCCGGACCAACACCATCCACACCGCACAACCCCGCGCCGCCTGA
- a CDS encoding cyclase family protein gives MTAGRPIPAQDDVLEYFSALSNWGRWGDEDELGTLNHITDDVRLGAARAVRHGRSVSCSWEVAVPEEMERSTTTCPCFADTPGVENMPLPGLRNDRHWGYSNERLGILFHGNTITHVDSPCHIFWDGKMYNGRSHSLVDAETGSAWGAVTAAANGIVTRGVLLDIAKVREVPWLEPGEGVFPEDLEAAERRQGVRVRPGDAVLLRTGYGHARHESGVSGGVTQAGWHASCLPWLHDREVALIGADTPQDVQPSGYEDLAMPVHTVGLVAMGLWLLDNCDLEACTATAAELGQWDFQLAVAPVRFAGTSGSPVNPIATF, from the coding sequence ATGACGGCAGGGCGGCCGATACCCGCGCAGGACGACGTGCTCGAGTACTTCAGCGCGCTGTCGAACTGGGGGCGGTGGGGCGACGAAGACGAACTCGGCACGCTGAACCACATCACCGACGACGTCCGGCTGGGCGCGGCGCGGGCAGTACGCCACGGCAGGAGCGTGTCGTGCTCGTGGGAGGTGGCCGTACCGGAGGAGATGGAGCGGTCGACGACGACGTGCCCGTGCTTCGCCGACACGCCGGGTGTCGAGAACATGCCGCTGCCCGGCCTCCGCAACGACCGGCACTGGGGTTATTCGAACGAGCGGCTCGGCATCCTGTTCCACGGCAACACCATCACCCACGTCGATTCGCCGTGCCACATCTTCTGGGACGGCAAGATGTACAACGGGCGGTCGCACTCGCTGGTCGACGCCGAGACGGGCTCGGCGTGGGGTGCCGTCACGGCGGCGGCGAACGGGATCGTCACGCGTGGTGTCCTGCTGGACATCGCGAAGGTCCGCGAGGTGCCGTGGCTGGAACCGGGCGAGGGCGTGTTCCCCGAGGACCTCGAAGCGGCCGAGCGTCGCCAGGGCGTGCGGGTGCGACCCGGCGACGCGGTGCTCCTGCGGACCGGCTACGGCCACGCCCGGCACGAATCCGGCGTGTCCGGCGGTGTCACCCAGGCAGGCTGGCACGCGTCCTGCCTGCCGTGGCTGCACGACCGGGAAGTCGCCCTGATCGGCGCCGACACCCCGCAGGACGTTCAGCCGTCGGGGTACGAAGACCTGGCGATGCCGGTGCACACCGTGGGCCTCGTCGCGATGGGCCTGTGGCTGCTCGACAACTGCGACCTGGAAGCGTGCACGGCGACTGCCGCCGAACTCGGTCAGTGGGACTTCCAGCTCGCGGTCGCGCCGGTTCGCTTCGCCGGTACGTCCGGCAGCCCGGTCAACCCGATCGCCACGTTCTGA
- a CDS encoding winged helix-turn-helix domain-containing protein, translating into MTASVVRVATETGGIGVHIRLSDQAGSADYPGLVADVTEAIDAVLARRGTGVTVPPQRGTAGEPLVIHLASRQVFAHGEPVRLTRLEFDLLEFLCTRPGAVHDRKTLMREVWGEPYGHGSRTIDVHIRKLREKLGAGTANITTLIGVGYRFDGSGRALVA; encoded by the coding sequence ATGACCGCGTCCGTCGTCCGCGTAGCCACGGAGACCGGCGGGATCGGCGTGCACATCCGCCTGTCGGACCAGGCGGGTTCCGCCGACTACCCCGGCCTGGTCGCCGACGTCACCGAGGCGATCGACGCGGTGCTCGCCCGCCGCGGCACCGGCGTCACCGTGCCGCCGCAACGAGGAACCGCGGGCGAGCCCCTGGTCATTCACCTCGCTTCGCGGCAGGTTTTCGCGCACGGAGAACCGGTCCGCCTGACCAGACTGGAGTTCGACCTGCTGGAGTTCCTGTGCACCCGTCCCGGCGCGGTGCACGACCGGAAGACCCTGATGCGCGAAGTGTGGGGAGAACCGTACGGGCACGGCTCCCGCACCATCGACGTCCACATCCGGAAACTGCGGGAAAAACTGGGCGCGGGCACCGCGAACATCACCACGCTGATCGGCGTCGGCTATCGTTTCGACGGGTCGGGCCGCGCTTTGGTAGCTTGA